CGCGCCGTCCAAATCATAGGCGGCAGCCAATTCCGAATACGGCATCCAGAAAAATCCGTAAGTGCGGTTGTCCGGCAGCGCCGCCCCGGGGCGCGACTCGAAGATAAGCTCGGGCGAAAGCACGAGGCCGGCGACGCGGAGTTCTTGGCGGCGGCCATTGAGCAGCAGGGCGATCCGGTCGCCGGGCTGAAGGCCGTTGGCTTGAGCGAATGCTTCGCCCACCAGCACTTCGCCGCGCCCTCCTTCGGCCAGCCACCGGCCCGTGCGGAGATAAAGGCGATTCAACTCCGGCTTTCCGAAGTCGGGCATTGAGCGAACCATCCCGCTCGCCGGTTCATTTAGACCGGGAATGTCCAGCGTGACCTGGACGGACAAACCCGCCTGCACCGCGGCCACGCCCGGAATGGCCGCAGCGCGCTCGGCGATGGAATTGGGCGCGCGTTTCAAGTGCGCGAAGACGTCTGCGAATCGGTGCAGTTCGTAGTATTCGCGGCGCGTAGTCTCCAAAGACTGAATCAAACTGCGCGACATGATCATCATGGCGAGGCCGCACGCCATGACCAGCGCCACGGCGACGGCCTGGCCTTTCATGTGGCTCAAGTCGCGCCAGAGCTTGCGGTCGAGATGAGAGATCATCGCCGTTTCACCAGTTCAAACTGCTGGCCGGCGCGCGGGCGGCGTTCTCGCGCACGTGATGGACGCGGCCGTCGGAGAAGTGGATCACGCGGTCGGCCATTTCCGCCATCACGGCATTGTGGGTGATGATCACCGTCAACGTGCCCAGTTCGCGATTGACGCGCTGAATGGCTTCCAGCACCACGATGCCGGTGCGCACGTCCAACGCGCCGGTGGGTTCGTCGCAAAGCAAAACTTCCGGTTGCTTGGCGATGGCGCGGGCGATCGCCACGCGCTGTTGTTCGCCGCCGGACAGTTGAGCCGGGAAGTGGTCCAGGCGCGCGCCGAGATTCACCAGCTCCAGCGCAGTTTCCGCGGGCATGGGAGCGCGGGCAATCTCCGTGATCAACGCCACGTTCTCTCGCGCGGTCAGGCTGGGGATGAGGTTGTAGAATTGGAACACGAAGCCGACGGATTCCCGCCGGAAGCGCGTGAGCCGGTCTTCGTCCGCCGCCGTCAGATCGGTGTCCCGATACCAGAGTTCACCGGTGGTCGGCACGTCCAGCCCGCCCAGATTGTTCAAGAGCGTAGTCTTGCCGCTGCCCGAGGGTCCGAGCAACACGACCAACTCGCCTTCGTAAAGATCGAGATCCACTCCGGCCAGCGCGTGGACTTCGGTCGTCCCGGAACCGTAAATTTTGGTCAGGCCGCGCACGCGAAAAATCTGCGCGCGCGCCAAGCGGGCCGGGGATTGGTTCGCTGTCGGAGCCATCACAAAGAGCCGAATAGGTAACAGCAGAACTGCGGCGCTTCAAGCAGTTCAATAAAGGGTTCCTCTTTGGCAGAGCAGGGGAAGCACGACTCGTCCGGGTGCCGATACGTTGCCGCACGAGAGTGGATGTATGACCAACGGCACCCGACCTGACAAGCGAGTTCCCACCGTCCCATCGTTCGCGCTGA
The nucleotide sequence above comes from Verrucomicrobiota bacterium. Encoded proteins:
- a CDS encoding ABC transporter ATP-binding protein; this translates as MAPTANQSPARLARAQIFRVRGLTKIYGSGTTEVHALAGVDLDLYEGELVVLLGPSGSGKTTLLNNLGGLDVPTTGELWYRDTDLTAADEDRLTRFRRESVGFVFQFYNLIPSLTARENVALITEIARAPMPAETALELVNLGARLDHFPAQLSGGEQQRVAIARAIAKQPEVLLCDEPTGALDVRTGIVVLEAIQRVNRELGTLTVIITHNAVMAEMADRVIHFSDGRVHHVRENAARAPASSLNW